TTGCAAGTGGTGCTGCTTACAACCCATCAGGAGTATATATCCCTTCCTTTCATAAAAAAGAAGTTGGATCAGCTGGACAACGGATACAGCTAGCTCCTCTTGGTGCATCTGTATCAGGTAAAACACATCCTTTTACCATACATATCTGAGACAAAGAGAAATACTCATTTCCCATGCTTCCTAAAAGATTTAGTAGCCCTTAGTAAGGTTCTCCTCaagttttgtaaataaaattttggGGCATAACTTGTTCTTAATGTAAGTGAATTGAATGTAGGGGTCTagaggcagtcctgaaggcaTACCTTCTTTGTTGGTATGTTTCTGATTCAGAGAAGATGAACATAAGTGCTCAGGATGCAGGAGAAACTGGTTTGTGAATAAAGATTTAGAGCCGTTGTCCAAAATCCAACAGCACACTTCTCTAGTTACTTCAGAGGAAATAGCAAGACCCTAAACTAATCATGAATTAACTAAAGGGCCTATGGCAGACCAGTCTGATGTGGTCCTGCTTAATAATGTTGTCTTTTGCTGACTTGCTCTTTTGAGTTACCTGTTCTCCTTAGGAACTTGTGACTTctgagaaggaaagagggagggagggaaggaagaagatggCACGCATATATAAAATACACTTAGATGTATGCATATTCTGAGTCTGAGCTGATGAGAAACCCACCAGGGAAGGCTGGAGCTCCACTTCATTATCTTATCAACTCACCGCTGAAACACGACGACAAGAGTTTTGATTTGTCACAGTGTGTGGATCAAGAAGTTCACAGGAGAACAAAATCTGCAACTATCTCTAGACTGCTGTGAATAGTGAGAATGAAAAGGAATTACTTACGGTGAtccaaagggaaataaattcATTGTTAATCTGTaattagaaatggaaaatgtgtaGTAAAAGCCAAAAAGGCTGGCAGATGGAGGTCAATTAAGAGACTCTTCCATGTCCTGGAGAAGAGCGAGAATCCCATTGCTTAAACCCCTCACATTTAGCCTAAACTCTGCAGACTTGCATGGGAAGAGAGATAAGGATGAAGCAAATGGCAGGTTTTTTATCTCCTATCTGTCAATATTTGAACATTAACATTTTTGATGACCCTTTGCTTTGTATTACCCAAACTGAAATAAGTTATGCTCTCAGTTGGTTTTCCTCTCTTCATTTGTTCTGTTAAGTTTTTTAATGccataatttaaataatttaatgtagTATAAAAGATCCTTTCTCTGAGGAAAATGCAATGCCAAGACCCAAGATAAGTGACCTTCATTGCCAAGAGAGGGTAGGCTGGAATCATACTTGCTGATGAAAGATAGGGAATGCCAGCCTACAATAAAAAGGAACAGTATTCAAAGAGGTGGAGACCTGACCCCCACTTTCACTTCCTTGAGATTCCTCCTTTTTAAATGTCTTGATCCTTACCTGTTCCTGAAAGGGTTCAACCCACTGTTGAAAAATACTACCAAATATAGGTGGTTTTCCATAAGAAACAGAAtgacacacaggcacacacaccccaaaaaaagtgttttatccATACcatgttaaattttaaaagtatcacTAATACCTAATAAAAGAAGACTAAACTACGAAAGTAGGAATGGAAGGCGCAGGACATACTTTAGGAATGCTAAGGAAACAATGGTAAGGTATAGCGGGAGTATATATATTTCTTATATACAAATCCTAATAGGATTTCTTCTTATATATGAGAGGTCCCAAATGACTGACTTCAAAGGCTTGGGAAAGTGGCAGAATTGATGATGAACATGAAGAAAACCATGAGCAGTcagcccctgcagcagggcACTTACTTAAATCGCATGAAGCTTGAGGAAGTAGTGActatctgaaatgcagaaagaggAAATCTGAGTAGGAAGGCTGGGAATATAGGAGCACACTATGACCAGTGCCTGAGACCAGGTGGATGCCAATATAAgggattaaaaaacccaaggacTTGGAACAGATCCTACGAAATTGATAGAGAAGCAGGAAATGGAGATGAAGAGGACTCACCACCAGGTACACCAGGAGTTCTCAGCTAAGCAGGAGGGGAATAAAAGGCATAAAATCTCAAAAGGAGTAAGAGGGTCTCTAGAAGCTGTCCTCCAGTCTAGGCTGTTTGGGTTTTAATAACTTTAGCAATGTTATAATAATatgctttttcaaatatttgagaTAGAGAAAAGAACACTTCTATTCTGTAGCCATTTTCTAATAGGAGATACAGAGTCGTAGACATACATACACATCagtttttccactgaatttcAGTCTCAATGTTTTACCAAGGGATTGTTGCAAAACAAGGATCCAGTAGATGAGAATTACTAATAAGATACACAAACTATAGGAAACATTAACCTTATCTGAAAACAAGCATAGACAGCATATCAGAGACCAAAGCATCCTGGTGTGTTAGCATCCCTGAGTACCACAGGTCATCTTTAAGCTCTTATTCTTTTACCTGTAAAGGAGTGAAATACCTGTTGAGTCATAACTAATTCTGAGTTCTTGTTCCTTTCAGATTATACCTGGAAAACCAAAGCTGCTCATGCTCAGTTACCAGGTCCTACTTTCAattcagcagcaaaacacaTGACTATTTTAACTCGCCCACCAACCATTCAGCCAGTACATGGAAGAACAGACTGGGTAGCCAAATACGGAGGAAACAGATAGAAAATGACATCCTATATAGATATTGTGTGAGCTATGTTCAGTTCTCCTGCACTGGAAACCTGAAATGCCTATTTGCTCTCACTTTTCCTAAGACTATGCAatagtaaagaagaaaaaaagcccttgtGTTCTGTTACCTGTATAATACATATAATACCACGTAAAAAGTAGGATTTATTGAAGTGTTGTATAATGCATATTGCCAAAACTACTGAGAAGTAGATTTCACTCaacattttttcctacagaTGGATCTCCTATCCTCATACTCTTAAAACAACTGTTATGGTTGTTCGCCCAATGCCACGTCCACTATCGGTGTATGCCTGCTTTCACAAGCAGCTAGAAACGGGGCTaaagcagagcagcaccagGTTTTCAGGTATTAGGCTGGTTCCTTACCAGAAAGCTGAAAGCACAGATCAGGCTTTGTGAAGACCACCACACTCTCATACATGGATTTCAGAACTCACTTGTACCTAAGAGTTACTTAGGGTCTGTAATGTGCAAATATTTATAACAGCAATGAGAACTTAACTCTTGGTAGCAGGACATAAGCAATCCACTGATAAATACTATACAAGGAAGGTCTAAACACTTGACCCATATGTGGCTATAGAATGATACAGCAATACTGGAAAACAGTTAAACAAGTACTGAATGCTGGACTTACCTTGCCAACTGTAGTGAAGCCTAAAAATTAGATTCTACTCTTATAATTATCTTATGACTATTTTTGGTCGAACATCCAATCTGTGGAGATTTATATCTGTCCTGTCAAGGGAGTGTCACAGTGACATTTTAAGGAGCCTGAAATCACTGCAGTCCGTCAGTCATTTTAAGGGTGAATTAGCCAAAAAGGCATAAATTATCTGTAAAATCCTGTTTCTACATGTCTTTACTGGGTGACCAAACTAAACTACAGAAGTTGAATAAGCTACATGAGGGAGGATATTGGGCTTGTTCTTCAAAGACGTTGCTTTCTGGTTTAGGTCTTAAAGGCCAACTTAGGTAcctgaaaacacacacaaactttAATAATGCAATACCTCACTGTTTATTTGCTCATTCAGTACCCTCCCTGGCTTCTATGCTAAGTTTTATAGTAATATCCCACAGAGGACCTTGCAATGTACAACACATTCTTTTTAGGATGTTGAGCAAGGCTACTTCTGTTAACAACTGCATTTAGAATAGATGCTTTAGACTTAGTAGTTACATTAAACCTGCCAttttaaagtacaaaattaGTATGTTCTTTAAAGATGTAAAGCTGTTAATGATTACTCTaagcattgtaaaaaaaaaaaagaaatgtatctgAATGGCTTTTATAACTgcatataaaaatttaaattcctGTTGTTGACCTAATGTGCCATAATATATGGGTTATGTTAACTTACTGGAAATCAATTTAATCTAAAACAGTTGTACCAAAAAGTCAAGTATTTTGTTACGAAAATTGCACCTAAAGAAAATGCCACTTTAATACTGGAAGAGCTGTAGAGGGATAGGGATATTCAGTTAGTAATGCACTAGAGACTTCAATTGCCACTGGTCTAGGCTTAAGTATTTGCCATTGCCTTTGTATTAATGCATGTCCCTATGCTATTTCAATGCATCTTAATTTATCTGTAGAATATATCTGTAACTGGCTATGGCAATGAAAGGCAACCTCAGACTTTCTGTAACAGGCATAAATGCACTGGTTTTATAATTAAACAACAAGAGAAATGAATCACTCATCTCTAGTACAGGATGCCAGTGACTCAGTTAAAATCACAGTCTGGTCAAGGAATTAACTAACAACGTATTCATAGCTCACATGTCCGTAAGTCACctagagcagaaaaataaataggtaCTATTTTATGGCACCAAATATGGCTAGAAGAAACATGCTGTCCTTACCATATGCTAATGAACATTGAAACGGCTTTGGCATAACCGTAACAGCCTTTACTTATTCATAATCAAAGCATGATGAGCGTTAAGAAATTCTTCTTGTaaatagcaagaaaaaacagtaataagAGGCTAACAGGCTTTGTACAGTCATTTTAACTCTGATTCATTGATACACATTGAACTGCTAGTGCAGAAATGCCATCTAATGCTCAAGAAATTTAGTATATGATGATAAAGTTCCAAGGGGGTAAAAAGCATGTAAGGCTccagcttttctctcctccctttgtCTGAATTACTACTGTTTCTCCTGAACACAAAAAGTGGTAAGAAGAGTTCTACCAGCAGTTCTCAATTCAAGCTACTGCTTTCCAAAGCTCATGAAACAGCAGCAAGGCTTAATGCTTTGGTCTAAGAATTTAAAAGCTTATCAATCAGTCCAATTCCCTGCTTTCTATTGGCTTTATTCCATTAAAGGACAATAGCAGCCCAAATTCACAAGTTGCCTGATATGAGACCAGCATTATACAGTGAGAAAACTGCTCGATCGTGGCTGTTCTCAGTTTATTGCAGGAGATGCATTTACGTTTGCCTCTTACTTCTGCAGCAGATAACTGCTTCAAAAGCAATGTGAAGAGGCAAATAACCCTTACAGTAGTTTAAAGAGAAGCATCTTAAATGCTAATGCCCGGCTCATTAACCTTTTCAAGCTAGAGCAAAGACATTCAGACATCTGCCCACCAACGCTGGGTCCAGGACCTGGGATTAGGCACATAAAAGGATGATTTATAAACAAACCACCTGCTGTCCTGTGCACCCCTTGCTTCTATGCAGGGAGGTTAAGAGGGAAAAGTAAATATGGGTGAGCACCTGAAGCTGAACTCTGCACGTTGATGAGTAAGGGCTCTAGGAAGGTGCCCTAAGTACAGTTCCCCCGCAAGAGCTCTTGCTAAGCCAGCTCTGACCCAAATTGTGTGGCCCAGCACCAGGCTGCTGAGAGCCTTGCCCTTGTGGCAGCTGTGCCCGTGCCTGGCCACGTCGCTGCTGATCTGGAACCCAGCCTGCTGACTTGGCATCCCGGCTTGACCGCGGCCCTGCCTCATCGCTGCGACTTGCCTGGCAAACCTCTGTGCTGAGCCTGGCCACTGCCGGGACTAGCTCTGCGCCtccaggaaggaaagaaggacgGAAGGAAGGAAGACCACAAGACGTCACCCTCCTGCTAAGGTACTGGCCTGGTATTTAGAGAACTCTGAGCAACTCCAGAGTCTCACCAATCCAACAGGTCAATGCCACTGCTTCCACCTCTCCCAGTACCAGCCACCAAAGAAAGGTTGAGGAAATCAAAGCCCAGGATCTGTGCAGAAAGGGACGTTAAGTTAAATGAGACCAGAAAAGGGATACATTACTATCCATGTGTAGCTCCCAGGATTACTTCTGCATGGCAGGTTTATATTTAGGATGATTTCAGGCACGAAGGGAATTGACTGGGACAAAGACTCATCAACCGAGCCCTTCAGTCTTTAAATAAACTTTCATAGAGCATTTTTCAAATCTGAAATAGATTATTCCtctcagggggaaaaaaaaaaaaaaaaaaataacacttgtCTGAATATATGGTCTGTATGCTTTTGTTCTCTATACTTCTTCCCAGTTCATGGGATTTTCATATTTACAAGTCACTAGATTCAGGGAATGGAACAGAGGTAATTTATACAATCCATGTTCACAGATATATACAGACAGCCTGCAGGAAAGGCACCAAACTGTATCCATCCAGATGAACAATTAAAGCAACCAAAATAGTTGTGTAGAACACAGAAGTCTGTAATAATAATTCATTGGTTTATTTAGAATGACATTTTAATTCGCATTAAATACAAGAGCTATGCCTACAATTCAGCATTATCTAATAAAGCGTATTTCTGATTTATGAATAATGATCTGTAAAAGTGAAACGAATTGCATTTAGCTGGGCACTTTTGCTTACAAGTAATTGCACATAACAGGTTTGCATTCATTGCATTACACCAGAACCTTGACAGCCTGCTCCGTGAATGTGTTTTGTGGGACCAGGTTCTAACGCACAGTGCTGGGAGAACAAAGTCCTTGACTGAGAAACATGATGACCAGATAAACTGGCAGGGAAGTAGAAGGGGAGAGGTAACATAATAAGCATGTTTGTTATATTAATTACTAGGGACAAATTGGCAATTCCTCTCCCCTTGTTTTAGAGCTATAGATGATTTTAGAATGATAAGTCCAGATGTACATTTAAGCTTCAATCCTGCAACTGTCTGTATGCAAGAGCCAAGAGTAAGTTGCCTACAGTAAGTTGCAGGACCAGAAGCTAAACGAATGCTATACTCGTATTTTCTTGCTTCACAGTGCAGAAAATGTTAAGACAAATACCATTTTGGAAGACATAACAAGGGCTCTCAATGTCGGTCCTTTAAAAACACAACCCACATGCGTTagtatatgaaaaatacagtgcACAGAGAGCAGTGCCTTTTCCACTTTTGTGTAGCACATTTAGGCAGTTGCATTTTCAGGCTTCTCAAACACATATCTTCAAGTGACTTGATGCAGACTTATGGCTTAAGAGGCTTTTCCATGATCTGCAATCCAAGCCGTCCAACCATCAGTAAACTGTTGAACAGAATAgtagttataaaaaaaaaaaaaaaatgggggggaggCAAAAATCCCATaaaaaacaagaaggaagaaaacattgaCATGATTTCATTTAGCTAAACTCCACCgtaagatttcatttttcacagaacTTGCCAcgtaaaatttttaaaacaatataatCCACAGGGAAGTTAAATAAAATGCCTATTCAAAAATACAGACAAGAACAAAAGACAGGTGACTACCTGGCACCAGCAATTATCCCAGGCATTGCTTTTCTGGAGTTATAAAATCTCATTCCCATAACAGTAGACAAGGTTCCAGATGCCACTGTTGAAAAGAAACACCATCAGATAGATCTATTTGAAGTAGAAACGCCAGCGCAGCACTGCAACGCTGGGACATTTAGCAGTGCCAACCAAACAGGCCTATGTCCCCAAGACAGGAATGCCTTCCTCCCCTCCGCAAGGAAGCGTATGCAaacattttacttatttttgctAAACAGTTGAGCTGTTGCGAGCTTCTCAGCAGCTTGGTAAGCGTGCTCCACTGCTCGTTAGAAGCAAGTAAATCTCATCAGGGTTGAGACCACTCTCTCCCACAACCTCCAATCCTCTGGGCAGATCACTAACTGTCCCTCAGTTTCTCCTTACTTGCAGAAGAATGATTATTGCCTTGAATACAGATAGGGTCAAAACTGCCAGAAAGCTGGGACAGTGACAAAGTTCTCTATGTGGGAGGCAAATATTACAGTTCCTGTTTCTCTGTGACATTCTGAACTGGAAGGTGGCACTAAATACTACGAGGAGAACTAAAACAACCCCACCTGAAAATATGAATTAGCAAACCAAAAGCAATCCAAGGGATCAAACTGAAAGAGCGACTAACATTTTAAACGTTACTCCAAATTATTTAATCtctaaatctggaaaaaaaaatcccatcaatATTCACATCAAAGTTACTGGGCCGTTGTTTCTTCGAAGAAGAAAGGCAGCTGGAGGTGTTGTATACCTTTCTCCAAAGCTTCAAGTTTGTTTGCATCGGACAGGGCAAAAGGTATTGTGAAGATATTGTGTCAACGttctttttctggatttctACCCTTGATGCACTGTGAAAAACCTAAAGCTTAGCAGGAGCCGCAACTGCACATCACAGCAGGACTGAGGAGGAATGGATAAATGAGTTGTACTAGAGTGGGACACACCACCACTTTCAAGAGGTCCACCTGAAAGCACTACACGCACCACATCAGGATATAAGGAAGCAGCTCTTTCTGTCATGACACTCGTGGCGGAGATGCACAGCCACTCCCACAGCATGCCAGAGTGGAAGAGAAGTTCACAAGTGGAAACTTTGCTTCTTATTGAGCCATGTTTTACACTTCATTCCTTAGTGACAAGGCAGTTTGGTCCTCTGCAGTATCAACCGGGGCTTCATAAAGCCTTTCAGCACATTACGTGATCAAGTCCCATTATTTTTAAGTGGTCTTAAATCACTGTAAAGCTATACTATCATAATACTAATAATATTATAGTGTAGTTACAGAACTAGAAGGAACCTGAAAAGGTCATCTAGGCTACCCTAGTGCCTAAAGGCAAGATCAATTCCTCTCAGATACTGCTCTAACCAGTTATTAAAGTCCTGCAGTGATGGAAGTCCCTGAGGTTCACCTGATCCCGTCCAGTGCTTTGTAATACATTCCTGCTGTCATTTtatcctcctccttcacctGAAGGGTTAACTGCAAGCTAAGCCGGCAACTTCTTGTCCCCTCTACCATAAGCAAGGAGAACAGatcattccttcctttcttttatatACTTCAGACTGTTTCTTCCACAGCATGTGATGCATTAAAACAATTACTGCTCTTCTTCCGAGATGCTAGTGCAAACCAGTATTCCATAAAGCCACATACTGCTTGTCACAGTGCTTTCACCATCGCTAAAATGCCTATTCCATGACCACAGACTAAAAATGCTGCCTCACAACCAAACACTTTTCACGTACGTTTCCTGCGCCTATGTTAGTTTAACACGGTAACTCATCGGCAGAGGAGATGATAGGTTTTTGTCACCAAGTCTGGCTTCCAAAACGACAACCTAGGTCTCAGAACCAGGTACCGTGCTGTAGCACAAATACCTCCTGGCTACGGGCAGGAGGTCCTGCCACCACTTAGAACACTTGTACAAATAAAAGGGCACAGACGGGCTGAAACGTGCTAGAAAAAAGGTTACTATTTGCATTGCTACCAGTAATGCTAAGTGCTTGGGTGCCGAGCAAACTTACCGAGGGAAAGCCACACATTTTTTGGATCCTTGGACTGCTGGTAGGCACCTAGTCCTGCTAAGCCACTAAAGAGAAGACCAGCTGCTAGAGAAGGGACGCTGCcttgaataaaatgaaagataaagCAGTTAGAAAGAACACATATAAAACAagcctgggggaaaaaaaaaaaagcacttgcaAGTTCACATTCactacttcaaaaaaaaaaaaaaaaaaacaaaaaaacaaaaccgcaatctaaaccaaagaaaagatactgggagggatgtggggggtGTAATTAGTAAGATACTTCGCAGAGCTCTGCCGAGCACCGTCCCCACAGGGCCTTCGCAGGGCTCGCCGGGCCCACCCCCCGCAGCGGCCGGGGCCCTGCGCCAGAgctgcccgcggccccggctgaggcggcagcccccggcggggcgctgggggggccggcgggcgccCCGCCACCTCCCAGGGCGCCATTTAAGCCCCCGAGCTCGGCCCGGCAGAGacacagccctgcctcccgAGGCGCTCGGGcacccgccgccgcgccgcgccggggccggggccggggccggggccggggccggggccggggccgggcggagcCGAGGGCTGCCTGCGGGCAGGACCGGGccacccccgccgccggcggcacCCACCTGCCTTGGCGTAGCCGACGACGCCGCCCACCGCCACCAGCGCCGCGTAGCCGAAGCCCAGCCAGTCGTACTCCATCtgcgggcagcgcccggcctcggcccgccgccccccgctccgACCTTGGGCCGCCCTCCCCGCTCCGGCGCCGCCGCCTGGCCCGGAGgtcccgccccgccggctctgacgggcgggggcagccggggggggcagccggggggaggtcccgccccgccggctctgaggggcagccggggcgggCCGCTCGCTgcccggggcccggggccctGCCAGGCCGGCTGGGTGTGCGGGCCGCAAGGGAGTATAGCGATCACTCACCGGTTACCGACACGGGCAAAAGAGGCTCGGCTTCGGGagatcagtttaatttattgccatttAATAACAGAGTGGGAGAGTGAGAAATAAGACAAAACcacctccttcccttcttccctggctCAACTCGGACTCCCCgggggatggggagcaggggttGCGCTCAGTCCCTAATGcctcatctctgctgctccttccccctcacgctcttcccctgccccagcgtggggtccctcccacgggcgACAGGCCTTCAGTCCTTCACAAGCTTCTCCAGCgcgggtccttcccacgggctgcagttcttcacaaactgctgcaGCGTGGctcccttccacggggtgcagcccttcaggagcagactgtgccagcgtgggtcccccgcggggtcacaggtgctgccagcaaacctgctccagcctgggctcctctccacaggctgcagcttccttcgGGCACgtccacctgctccggcgtggggtcctccccgggctgcaggtgggtatctgctcccccatggacctccatgggctgtaggggcacagcctgcctcaccatgggcttctccaggggctgcaggggaatctctgctccggcacctggagcacctcctccccctccttctgctctgACTtggggtgtctgcagggctgtttctctcacgttttctcattcctctctcacagccactgctgcacagtgtttttaccctttcttaaatatgtcaGCGTCACCAAcgggctcagctttggccagcagtgggtctgtcttggagccggctggagtTGGCTCTGCCCAACACGAGGGCAgctcctcacagaagccacccctgcagcgcCCCGCTACCACAACCTTGCCACGTAAGCCCAATACAGATGTCAAAAGAAGGCATCTGGATTCCCCAGAAACTCTGCTGATGACAGCGTGCACGTGCTCGGCGACGGTGGTGACGTGCTACAGGGCACAACCTCCGGCACCATGTGGAGCAGCCGCCCCGGCACTGCACTGGACACAGTCCCAGCTCCAGAGGGAGGGTGTAGCTCTCCCGGtctggggctgcagaggtgcCTGGGACTGgtcagctggggagcagctttgcaggaaaggctgtgggCATCCCAGGGCGTCACAAGA
This sequence is a window from Pelecanus crispus isolate bPelCri1 chromosome 2, bPelCri1.pri, whole genome shotgun sequence. Protein-coding genes within it:
- the LOC104026254 gene encoding transmembrane protein 14C, translating into MEYDWLGFGYAALVAVGGVVGYAKAGSVPSLAAGLLFSGLAGLGAYQQSKDPKNVWLSLVASGTLSTVMGMRFYNSRKAMPGIIAGASLLMVGRLGLQIMEKPLKP